In the Gossypium raimondii isolate GPD5lz chromosome 9, ASM2569854v1, whole genome shotgun sequence genome, one interval contains:
- the LOC105797470 gene encoding putative disease resistance protein RGA3, whose amino-acid sequence MAAALVSFILGQLATITFETAWQELKLVIGVEEEVRKLQSNFEVIQEVVEDAEVKQVMDKSVKRWIDKLKDVAYDMEDVLDEWTTALSKLKPDEAESASVPKKKVRLSRLPFNLGGQVVRGYDIGDKIRRINVELDEIAREKDRNHFARSEITQPRRLERTTAYVDVSEIKGRNDVRDNIVSKLTSDEGSIQTVSIIGMCGIGKTALAQLVVNHVKGQNSFDDVVWVCVSDFFDQIKIAREILEGLGCGSSRDLISLQGLLDNIAEKVRDRKVFIVFDDVWTEREADWEALRAALQHCKHGIRILVTTRKESVVKVIRSSHVFRLELLSDEICWEILKSKAFFGRGESERRDLEDVGMRIAKKCKGLALAAKELGSLLRQKRRRVEWERVLNSGFWELEIAEEYIFRPLLLSYYDLPSTIRRCLLYCAIFPKDYVMGKDELIVHWKMQGFLNSVDDDSEMELKGEEYFEYLADRSLFQDLERDDYGNIFVGKMHDLVHDCLLFMTKDEIVTKEVDSKETWNLDLVSKRARHSSIKISQPNSFPICINGVEKLRTLITIGESYDVTSEGLKKLFSEAKCLRLLDFQLPRIRKVSEEIQVPEEIGNLIHLRYLTFLSYQSLELPESVCDLRNLEYLNIVNCSELPKEMEKLINLKYLYTRDCNRLSHYPKGIGRLTSLQRLDRIIARVDCNHTKDFSVGDFQNLDLLRGDLWLELEGNWINIEEVERAKLHKKIHLMELRVVFRSNNAGHEMKDNFIKALNPRPNFHIHFFGI is encoded by the coding sequence ATGGCCGCAGCACTTGTTTCTTTCATCTTGGGGCAACTAGCGACTATCACTTTTGAGACTGCGTGGCAAGAGCTGAAGCTGGTGATAGGCGTTGAGGAAGAAGTCAGAAAGCTTCAAAGCAATTTTGAGGTCATCCAGGAAGTGGTTGAAGATGCTGAGGTAAAGCAAGTTATGGACAAAAGTGTAAAGAGATGGATAGATAAGCTCAAAGATGTAGCGTATGACATGGAGGACGTGCTTGATGAGTGGACTACTGCACTTTCCAAATTAAAGCCAGATGAAGCTGAAAGTGCTTCGGTCCCCAAGAAGAAGGTACGTCTTTCACGGTTACCTTTTAATTTGGGTGGTCAAGTTGTTAGGGGGTATGACATCGGTGATAAAATACGAAGAATCAATGTAGAGTTGGATGAAATTGCTAGAGAGAAAGATAGAAACCATTTTGCTAGAAGTGAAATTACACAACCTCGACGATTAGAAAGAACCACGGCCTATGTTGATGTCTCTGAGATCAAAGGTCGAAATGATGTTAGAGACAACATAGTGAGCAAATTGACCAGCGATGAAGGATCCATTCAGACCGTCTCTATAATAGGGATGTGTGGGATCGGGAAAACTGCTCTTGCTCAATTGGTGGTTAATCATGTTAAAGGTCAAAACTCCTTTGACGATGTAGTTTGGGTTTGTGTTTCGGACTTTTTTGATCAGATCAAAATTGCAAGAGAGATTTTAGAAGGCCTTGGATGTGGTTCATCTCGAGATTTAATTTCACTACAAGGCCTGTTGGACAATATTGCTGAGAAAGTCAGGGATAGAAAAGTTTTTATTGTCTTCGACGACGTCTGGACAGAGCGTGAAGCAGATTGGGAAGCACTAAGAGCTGCTCTGCAACATTGCAAGCATGGAATTAGGATTTTGGTGACTACTCGAAAAGAATCGGTGGTCAAGGTGATTAGATCATCTCATGTGTTTCGTTTAGAACTGTTGTCAGACGAGATATGTTGGGAGATTCTTAAATCAAAAGCATTTTTTGGAAGGGGGGAGAGTGAGCGTAGAGATCTAGAGGATGTTGGGATGAGAATTGCAAAAAAGTGTAAAGGTTTGGCGCTTGCTGCAAAAGAATTAGGAAGTTTGCTACGACAAAAAAGGAGGAGAGTGGAATGGGAAAGAGTGTTGAATAGTGGGTTTTGGGAATTAGAGATAGCAGAAGAATATATTTTCAGACCTCTATTGTTGAGTTACTATGATTTACCCTCAACAATAAGACGATGCTTGTTATATTGTGCTATATTTCCCAAGGATTATGTGATGGGGAAAGATGAATTGATTGTGCACTGGAAGATGCAAGGCTTTTTGAACTCTGTCGACGACGATTCGGAGATGGAGTTGAAAGGTGAAGAATACTTTGAGTACTTGGCAGATCGTTCCCTCTTTCAAGATTTGGAAAGGGATGATTATGGCAACATATTTGTAGGTAAGATGCATGACTTAGTACATGACTGTCTCCTGTTTATGACAAAAGATGAGATTGTGACGAAGGAGGTTGATTCGAAAGAAACTTGGAACCTGGATTTAGTTTCCAAAAGAGCTCGTCATTCAAGTATAAAAATCAGCCAACCCAACTCATTTCCTATTTGTATAAACGGAGTAGAAAAATTGAGGACTCTTATCACAATCGGCGAAAGCTATGATGTCACCTCTGAAGGCTTAAAGAAGTTATTCAGTGAAGCCAAATGCCTGAGATTATTGGATTTTCAGTTGCCGAGAATCAGAAAAGTTTCTGAAGAAATCCAAGTTCCAGAAGAAATAGGCAACTTAATTCACTTGAGATatctcacttttctttcttatcAGAGTCTGGAATTGCCTGAATCAGTTTGTGATCTGCGAAATTTGGAATACTTGAATATCGTCAACTGTAGTGAACTACCCAAAGAGATGGAGAAGTTGATCAACTTGAAGTATCTTTATACTCGTGACTGTAATAGGCTAAGCCATTATCCTAAAGGGATTGGGAGATTAACAAGTCTTCAGAGATTAGATCGAATCATTGCTAGAGTCGACTGCAATCATACTAAAGACTTCAGTGTTGGAGATTTTCAAAACTTGGATCTGCTGCGCGGAGACCTTTGGTTAGAATTGGAAGGAAACTGGATAAATATAGAAGAAGTTGAGAGAGCTAAGCTTCACAAAAAGATACATCTCATGGAATTGAGGGTGGTTTTTAGGAGTAATAATGCAGGACATGAAATGAAGGATAATTTCATTAAGGCTTTGAACCCACGTCCCAACTTTCACATCCacttttttggtatttaa